A genomic stretch from Enterobacter dykesii includes:
- a CDS encoding TonB-dependent siderophore receptor — MNKKIHSLALLVNLGIYGVALPTMADDNTASAQHEDTMVITAAEQNLQAPGVSTITADEIRKNPPARDVAEIIRTMPGVNLTGNSTSGQRGNNRQIDIRGMGPENTLILIDGKPVTSRNSIRLGWRGERDTRGDTGWVPPEMIERIEVIRGPAAARYGNGAAGGVVNIITKKFDDQWHGSWNTYLNAPEHKDEGSTKRTNFSLSGPLGGDFSFRMFGNLDKTQADAWDINQGHQSDRTGAYANTLPAGREGVENKDINGVVRWDFAPMQSLEFEAGYSRQNNLYAGDTQNTNNDSALVKKNYGKETNRIYRQNFAVTWNGGWDNGITTSSWAQYEHTRNSRLGEGLAGGTEGLFNSNKFTDTDLADVMLHSEINLPIDFLVNQNLTLGTEWNQQRMKDSTSFTQTLQGGTIPGMTNDRSPYTSAEIFSLFAENNMELTDSTMLTPALRFDHHTIVGNNWSPSLNLSQGLGDDFTLKMGIARAYKAPSLYQTNPNYLLYSKGQGCYASSDGVGCYMMGNDDLKAETSINKEIGLEWKRDGWLAGVTWFRNDYRDKIEAGYAPIGHTSSGKVQTDIYQWENVPKAVVEGLEGSLNVPVSDTINWTNNITYMLQSKNKETGDRLSIIPEYTLNSTLSWQVHQDVSLQSTFTWYGKQQPKKYNYKGQPVTGSEKDEVSPYSIVGLSATWDMTKNVSLTGGVDNVFDKRQWRAGNAQTTGNATTGAYMYGAGAYTYNEPGRTWYMSVNTRF, encoded by the coding sequence ATGAATAAGAAGATTCACTCTCTGGCCTTGCTGGTCAATTTAGGGATTTATGGTGTCGCGTTGCCCACCATGGCAGACGACAACACCGCCTCTGCGCAGCACGAAGACACCATGGTAATCACCGCCGCCGAGCAGAATTTACAGGCGCCGGGCGTATCGACCATCACCGCCGACGAGATCCGCAAAAATCCGCCCGCGCGCGATGTGGCGGAAATTATCCGCACCATGCCGGGCGTTAACCTCACCGGGAACTCCACCAGCGGCCAGCGCGGAAATAACCGTCAGATTGACATTCGCGGCATGGGTCCGGAAAACACGCTGATCCTGATCGACGGCAAGCCGGTGACCAGCCGTAACTCTATCCGTCTGGGCTGGCGCGGCGAGCGCGACACCCGCGGCGATACCGGCTGGGTGCCGCCGGAGATGATCGAGCGCATCGAAGTGATCCGCGGTCCGGCCGCCGCGCGCTACGGCAACGGCGCGGCAGGCGGCGTGGTGAACATCATTACCAAAAAATTCGACGACCAGTGGCACGGCTCCTGGAACACCTACCTGAACGCGCCAGAACATAAGGACGAAGGTTCCACCAAACGCACCAACTTCAGCCTGAGCGGCCCGCTGGGCGGCGACTTCAGCTTCCGCATGTTCGGTAACCTGGATAAAACCCAGGCCGACGCGTGGGATATCAACCAGGGTCATCAGTCCGATCGTACCGGTGCCTACGCCAACACCCTGCCGGCTGGCCGCGAGGGCGTGGAAAACAAAGACATCAACGGCGTGGTGCGCTGGGACTTCGCGCCTATGCAGTCCCTGGAGTTCGAAGCGGGCTACAGCCGCCAGAACAACCTCTACGCGGGCGACACGCAGAACACCAACAACGACAGCGCGCTGGTGAAGAAGAATTACGGTAAAGAGACTAACCGTATCTATCGCCAGAACTTCGCGGTGACCTGGAACGGCGGCTGGGATAACGGCATCACCACCAGCAGCTGGGCGCAGTACGAGCACACCCGCAACTCCCGCCTGGGCGAAGGGCTGGCGGGCGGGACGGAAGGGTTATTCAACAGCAATAAATTCACCGACACCGACCTGGCCGACGTGATGCTGCACAGCGAGATCAACCTGCCGATTGATTTCCTCGTCAACCAGAACCTGACGCTGGGCACCGAGTGGAACCAGCAGCGCATGAAGGACTCGACTTCGTTCACGCAAACCCTACAGGGCGGCACCATTCCGGGCATGACAAACGACCGCAGCCCGTACACCTCGGCGGAGATTTTCTCCCTGTTCGCTGAAAACAACATGGAGCTGACCGACAGCACCATGCTGACCCCTGCCCTGCGCTTCGATCACCACACCATCGTCGGCAATAACTGGAGCCCGTCCCTGAACCTGTCGCAAGGCCTGGGGGATGACTTCACGCTGAAGATGGGGATCGCGCGCGCCTACAAAGCGCCGAGCCTGTACCAGACCAACCCGAACTACCTGCTCTACAGCAAAGGCCAGGGCTGCTACGCCAGCTCGGACGGCGTGGGCTGCTACATGATGGGCAACGATGACCTGAAAGCCGAAACCAGCATCAACAAAGAGATTGGTCTGGAGTGGAAGCGCGACGGCTGGCTGGCGGGCGTGACCTGGTTCCGCAACGACTATCGCGACAAAATTGAAGCGGGCTACGCGCCGATTGGTCATACCTCTTCCGGCAAAGTGCAGACGGATATTTACCAGTGGGAAAACGTTCCGAAAGCGGTTGTCGAAGGGCTGGAAGGCTCCCTGAACGTGCCGGTCAGCGACACGATCAACTGGACCAACAACATCACCTATATGCTGCAGAGCAAGAACAAGGAGACCGGCGACCGTCTGTCGATCATTCCGGAGTACACGCTGAACTCGACCCTGAGCTGGCAGGTGCATCAGGACGTGTCGCTCCAGTCGACCTTTACCTGGTACGGCAAGCAGCAGCCGAAGAAGTACAACTACAAAGGTCAGCCGGTGACAGGATCTGAGAAAGACGAAGTCAGCCCTTACAGCATCGTTGGCCTGAGCGCGACCTGGGACATGACCAAAAACGTCAGCCTGACCGGCGGCGTGGATAACGTCTTCGACAAGCGTCAGTGGCGCGCGGGTAATGCCCAGACGACCGGAAATGCCACCACCGGTGCGTATATGTACGGTGCGGGAGCGTACACGTATAATGAACCGGGCCGAACCTGGTACATGAGCGTGAATACGCGATTCTGA
- the fes gene encoding enterochelin esterase, with protein sequence MTTLTTGSEAWWQSKNGPEWKPEKGKYRVTFWWRDPAGTQRTSPIKRVWLYVTGVTDHHQNARPQSLERIPDTDVWQWQGEFSPEWRGSYCFIPSVNENDFTDTVFEGEQPDRMALREGWRKLLPHAVSDPLNPQSWRGGRGHAVSALEMPEAPVQPGWNHPDTPYQPPVCIEWESARLENRRRVWIFTTGGHDPERPLAVLLDGQFWAESMPVWPALASLTAQHKLPPAVYVLIDVIDMEHRNRELPCNPDFWLAVQEELLPLVKNIAPFSDRADRTVVAGQSFGGLSSLYAGLNWPQRFGCVLSQSGSYWWPHRGGQQEGRLIEQLRAGELTASGLRIVLEAGRNEPLIFNANEAIYAELHAQQQVTWRQVDGGHDALCWRGGLTQGLMTLWQPLIH encoded by the coding sequence GTGACGACGTTAACAACCGGAAGTGAAGCGTGGTGGCAGTCGAAAAATGGGCCTGAATGGAAGCCGGAAAAGGGAAAATATCGCGTCACGTTCTGGTGGCGTGACCCGGCAGGAACGCAAAGAACGTCACCGATCAAACGCGTCTGGCTCTACGTCACCGGCGTGACCGATCACCACCAAAATGCCCGCCCGCAGTCTCTCGAACGCATTCCGGATACCGACGTCTGGCAGTGGCAGGGTGAGTTCAGCCCCGAGTGGCGCGGAAGCTACTGTTTTATCCCATCCGTGAACGAAAACGATTTTACCGATACCGTCTTTGAAGGCGAGCAGCCGGACCGCATGGCGCTGCGCGAAGGCTGGCGTAAACTGCTGCCGCACGCGGTTTCCGACCCGCTGAATCCGCAAAGCTGGCGCGGCGGGCGCGGGCATGCCGTCTCCGCGCTGGAGATGCCGGAAGCGCCGGTTCAGCCGGGCTGGAATCATCCCGATACGCCGTATCAGCCGCCGGTCTGCATTGAGTGGGAAAGCGCGCGCCTGGAAAATCGCCGTCGCGTCTGGATTTTCACCACCGGGGGTCACGACCCGGAGCGTCCGCTGGCGGTGCTGCTCGACGGGCAGTTCTGGGCCGAAAGTATGCCCGTCTGGCCTGCGCTGGCATCGCTCACCGCCCAGCACAAATTACCGCCCGCGGTCTACGTCTTAATCGATGTTATCGACATGGAGCATCGCAACCGCGAGCTGCCGTGCAATCCCGATTTCTGGCTGGCGGTGCAGGAAGAACTTCTCCCACTTGTAAAAAATATCGCCCCCTTCAGCGACCGCGCCGACCGTACCGTGGTGGCGGGCCAGAGCTTTGGCGGACTCTCTTCTCTTTATGCTGGCCTCAACTGGCCGCAGCGGTTTGGCTGCGTGCTGAGCCAGTCCGGCTCGTACTGGTGGCCGCACCGCGGTGGGCAGCAGGAAGGGCGCCTCATCGAACAGCTCAGAGCAGGTGAACTAACCGCGAGCGGGCTGCGCATCGTCCTCGAAGCCGGACGTAACGAGCCGCTGATTTTCAATGCCAATGAGGCGATTTACGCCGAACTACACGCGCAGCAGCAGGTTACCTGGCGTCAGGTTGACGGCGGACACGACGCGCTTTGCTGGCGCGGTGGGCTGACGCAGGGGCTGATGACCCTCTGGCAGCCGCTTATTCACTAA
- a CDS encoding MbtH family protein produces the protein MEFSNPFDNPQGQFAILQNDQGQYSLWPQQCELPAGWRVVCEAQSQEACQQWLAERWETLEPSYFAGDNA, from the coding sequence ATGGAATTCAGCAATCCTTTCGATAATCCGCAGGGACAGTTCGCCATTTTGCAAAACGACCAGGGGCAGTACAGCCTGTGGCCGCAGCAGTGCGAACTGCCGGCGGGGTGGCGCGTGGTGTGCGAAGCGCAGTCTCAGGAGGCATGCCAGCAGTGGCTGGCCGAACGCTGGGAAACGCTTGAGCCGTCTTATTTTGCGGGGGATAACGCATGA
- the entF gene encoding enterobactin non-ribosomal peptide synthetase EntF: protein MNRLPLVAAQPGIWMAEQLSTLPNAWSVAHYTELKGDIDAPLLAKAIAAGMMQADTLRMRFAEENGEVWQWVDESFVLPEPSVIRVDSHAAAVALMESDLNQNLRVDSGQQLAFHQLLQVGENHWYWYQRYHHLVVDGFSFPAITRQIAAIYAAWKKCEPTPASPFTPFAEVVEEYQRYRDSEAYARDGAFWAEQRRQLPSPVSLSSAPLPGRAATTDILRLKVDADGRAFSQLAQAAGQTQRTDLALALVALWLGRLTGRLDYAAGFIFMRRMGSAALTATGPVLNVLPLAVNINPHECLPELALRLANQLKKMRRHQRYDAEQIVRDSGRAAGDEALFGPVLNVKVFDYQLDIDGVEAITHTLATGPVNDLELALFPDEQGGLSIEILASKQRYDEATLSGHVARLNAMLMQFAANPDLRCGEVETVSEQEYQRLARINNTGLALPATTLADLVAEQASKTPDVPALADANVELNYRQMREQVVALANLLRTRGVKPGDSVAVALPRSVFLTLALHGIVEAGAAWLPLDTGYPDDRLRMMLEDAKPSLLITTDEQLPRFSDLPISAFSYNTLLPAADAKPLRLAKPEQTAYIIFTSGSTGRPKGVMVGHTAIVNRLKWMQDHYPLDATDVVAQKTPCSFDVSVWEFWWPFIAGAKLVMAEPDAHRDPQAMQSFFARYGVTTTHFVPSMLAAFVASLAPENVDCCKTLRQVFCSGEALPTELCREWEQLTRAPLHNLYGPTEAAVDVSWYPAFGPELAAVEGNSVPIGFPVWNTGLRILDAMMRPVSFGVAGDLYLTGIQLAQGYLGRPDLTASRFIADPFAPGERMYRTGDVARWLDNGAVEYLGRSDDQLKIRGQRIELGEIDRAMLSLPDVAQAVAHACVFNQAAATGGDARQLVGYVVSESGLPLDRDALLASLKAQLPPHMVPVVLLQISALPLSANGKLDRKALPLPELTSKTSGRAPESETEIAVAQAFIALLGCEINDIEADFFALGGHSLLAMRLAAQLSRAFERKVTPGQIMVASTVSKLSALLDSQMSDEQAQRLGYETLLPLRESDGPTLFCFHPASGFAWQFSVLARYLSPRWSIVGIQSPRPDGPMQQRADLDGVIEHHLATLRKQQPQGPYYLFGYSLGGTLAQGIAARLREQGEAVAFLGLLDTWPPETQNWAEKEANGLDPAVLAEIERERQAFIAAQQGQGSSELFNAIEGNYADAVRLLTTARSARFDGKATLFVAERTRTMDPQVAWAPWVAELEVYSQDCAHVDIISPQAFEKIGPVLREILG, encoded by the coding sequence ATGAACCGTCTTCCTCTCGTCGCCGCCCAGCCGGGGATCTGGATGGCGGAACAGCTGTCCACGCTGCCAAACGCCTGGAGCGTAGCGCACTACACCGAGCTGAAAGGCGATATCGATGCGCCACTGCTGGCAAAAGCCATTGCCGCGGGCATGATGCAGGCAGACACCCTGCGGATGCGTTTTGCCGAAGAAAACGGCGAGGTGTGGCAGTGGGTGGATGAGAGCTTCGTTCTTCCGGAGCCGTCCGTTATTCGCGTTGATTCCCACGCAGCCGCCGTGGCGCTGATGGAATCCGATCTTAACCAGAACCTGCGCGTCGACAGCGGCCAGCAGCTGGCGTTTCACCAGCTGCTTCAGGTCGGTGAAAATCACTGGTACTGGTATCAGCGCTATCACCATCTGGTGGTGGATGGCTTCAGCTTCCCGGCCATTACCCGCCAGATCGCCGCGATTTATGCCGCGTGGAAAAAGTGTGAACCGACGCCCGCATCTCCGTTTACGCCATTTGCCGAAGTGGTGGAGGAGTATCAGCGCTATCGCGACAGCGAGGCATACGCGCGCGACGGCGCCTTCTGGGCGGAGCAGCGCAGGCAGTTGCCGTCTCCGGTCTCGCTCTCTTCCGCGCCGCTGCCGGGACGCGCCGCCACCACCGATATTCTTCGCCTGAAGGTTGACGCCGACGGTCGCGCCTTTAGCCAGCTTGCGCAGGCGGCAGGGCAGACGCAGCGTACCGATCTGGCCCTTGCGCTGGTGGCGCTGTGGCTGGGCCGTTTGACCGGAAGGCTGGACTACGCCGCCGGGTTTATCTTTATGCGCCGCATGGGCTCCGCCGCGCTGACCGCGACCGGGCCGGTGCTCAATGTCCTGCCGCTGGCGGTGAATATAAACCCTCATGAGTGCCTGCCGGAACTGGCGCTGCGCCTGGCTAATCAGCTGAAAAAAATGCGCCGCCATCAGCGCTACGACGCCGAACAGATCGTCCGCGACAGCGGGCGTGCCGCAGGCGATGAAGCCCTGTTTGGTCCGGTGCTGAACGTGAAGGTGTTTGATTATCAACTGGATATCGACGGCGTGGAGGCCATCACCCACACGCTCGCAACCGGCCCGGTGAACGATCTGGAGCTGGCGCTGTTCCCCGACGAGCAGGGCGGATTGAGCATTGAGATCCTCGCCAGTAAGCAGCGTTACGATGAAGCGACGCTTTCCGGTCACGTGGCGCGTCTGAACGCGATGCTGATGCAGTTTGCGGCTAACCCGGATTTGCGCTGCGGCGAAGTGGAAACCGTTTCAGAACAGGAATACCAGAGGCTTGCGCGCATCAACAATACCGGACTGGCGCTGCCGGCCACCACGCTGGCGGATCTGGTGGCGGAGCAGGCGAGCAAAACGCCGGACGTCCCCGCGCTGGCGGATGCAAACGTTGAGCTGAACTATCGCCAGATGCGCGAGCAGGTGGTCGCGCTGGCAAACCTGCTGCGCACGCGCGGCGTGAAGCCGGGCGACAGCGTGGCGGTGGCCTTGCCGCGCTCGGTGTTCCTTACCCTGGCGCTGCACGGCATCGTCGAGGCGGGGGCCGCATGGCTGCCGCTCGACACCGGCTACCCGGACGATCGTCTGCGGATGATGCTCGAGGACGCGAAGCCGTCCCTGCTCATTACCACCGACGAGCAGCTCCCGCGCTTTAGCGATCTGCCGATTAGTGCATTTAGTTACAACACCCTTTTACCGGCTGCGGATGCAAAACCGCTGCGGCTGGCGAAGCCGGAGCAGACGGCGTACATCATCTTTACCTCCGGTTCGACGGGACGTCCGAAGGGCGTCATGGTCGGGCATACCGCCATCGTTAACCGCCTCAAGTGGATGCAGGATCACTACCCGCTGGACGCGACGGACGTGGTGGCGCAGAAAACGCCGTGCAGCTTTGACGTGTCGGTGTGGGAGTTCTGGTGGCCGTTTATCGCCGGGGCGAAGCTGGTGATGGCCGAGCCGGATGCGCACCGCGACCCGCAGGCGATGCAGAGCTTCTTCGCGCGGTACGGCGTGACCACTACCCACTTCGTGCCATCGATGCTGGCGGCGTTTGTCGCCTCGCTGGCGCCTGAAAACGTCGACTGCTGCAAAACGCTTAGGCAGGTGTTCTGCAGCGGCGAAGCGCTGCCGACCGAACTGTGCCGCGAGTGGGAGCAGCTCACCCGTGCGCCGCTGCACAACCTCTATGGCCCAACCGAAGCGGCGGTAGACGTGAGCTGGTATCCGGCGTTTGGCCCCGAGCTGGCGGCGGTGGAAGGCAACAGCGTGCCAATCGGCTTCCCGGTATGGAACACCGGGCTGCGCATTCTTGACGCCATGATGCGCCCGGTGTCGTTCGGCGTGGCGGGGGATCTGTATCTCACCGGCATTCAGCTGGCGCAGGGGTATCTTGGCCGTCCGGATCTCACCGCCAGCCGCTTTATTGCTGACCCGTTCGCTCCCGGCGAGCGCATGTACCGCACCGGCGACGTTGCCCGCTGGCTGGACAACGGCGCGGTGGAATATCTCGGCCGCAGCGATGACCAGTTAAAAATTCGCGGCCAGCGCATCGAGCTGGGCGAAATCGACCGGGCGATGCTGTCGCTGCCGGACGTGGCCCAGGCCGTGGCGCACGCCTGCGTCTTCAACCAGGCGGCGGCAACGGGCGGCGATGCCCGCCAGCTGGTGGGGTACGTGGTTTCCGAATCCGGCTTACCGCTGGATCGCGACGCGCTGTTGGCATCGCTCAAAGCGCAGCTGCCGCCGCATATGGTGCCGGTGGTGCTGCTGCAAATCAGCGCGCTGCCGCTCAGCGCGAACGGCAAGCTGGACCGCAAGGCGCTGCCGCTGCCGGAGCTGACGAGTAAAACCTCCGGCCGTGCGCCGGAAAGCGAAACCGAAATCGCCGTCGCGCAGGCTTTTATCGCGCTGCTGGGCTGTGAGATCAACGACATCGAGGCGGATTTCTTTGCCCTCGGCGGACACTCGCTGCTGGCGATGCGCCTGGCGGCACAGCTTAGCCGCGCGTTCGAGCGCAAGGTTACGCCGGGGCAGATTATGGTCGCCTCCACGGTGAGCAAGCTCAGCGCGCTGCTGGACTCGCAGATGAGCGACGAGCAGGCGCAGCGTCTGGGGTATGAAACCCTTCTGCCGCTGCGCGAAAGCGACGGTCCGACGCTGTTCTGCTTCCATCCGGCGTCCGGCTTTGCCTGGCAGTTTAGCGTTCTGGCACGTTACCTCAGCCCGCGCTGGTCCATCGTCGGCATTCAGTCGCCGCGTCCGGACGGTCCGATGCAGCAGCGTGCGGATCTGGATGGGGTGATTGAGCATCACCTGGCTACGCTGCGTAAGCAGCAGCCGCAGGGGCCGTATTACCTGTTTGGCTATTCCCTCGGCGGCACGCTGGCGCAGGGTATTGCCGCCCGTCTGCGCGAGCAGGGTGAAGCGGTGGCCTTCCTCGGCCTGCTGGACACCTGGCCGCCGGAAACCCAGAACTGGGCGGAAAAAGAGGCTAACGGCCTCGACCCGGCGGTGCTGGCGGAGATCGAGCGCGAGCGTCAGGCGTTTATCGCCGCCCAGCAGGGGCAGGGCTCCAGCGAGCTGTTTAACGCTATCGAGGGCAACTACGCCGACGCGGTGCGGCTGCTCACCACGGCGCGCAGCGCGCGCTTTGACGGCAAAGCGACGCTGTTTGTCGCCGAGCGCACGCGAACGATGGATCCGCAGGTCGCCTGGGCACCGTGGGTGGCGGAGCTTGAGGTATACAGCCAGGACTGCGCCCACGTGGACATCATTTCACCGCAGGCGTTTGAGAAGATAGGGCCGGTGTTGAGGGAGATATTGGGGTAG
- the fepC gene encoding iron-enterobactin ABC transporter ATP-binding protein: MTDSTTRLRGENLTLGYSKKIIARELSVAIPDGHFTAIIGPNGCGKSTLLRTLSRLMTPAEGSVFLDGEQIQRFASKEVARRIGLLAQNATTPGDITVQELVSRGRYPHQPLFTRWRKEDDEAVNRAMRATGITDLAQQSVDTLSGGQRQRAWIAMVLAQETSIMLLDEPTTWLDISHQIDLLELLSELNRTQGYTLAAVLHDLNQACRYATHLIALRDGEIVAQGAPKEIVTPNLIERIYGMRCIIIDDPVAGTPLVVPLGKRAV, from the coding sequence ATGACTGATTCAACCACCCGCTTGCGCGGCGAAAATTTAACCCTCGGCTACAGCAAAAAAATCATTGCCCGTGAGTTATCCGTCGCCATTCCGGACGGGCACTTCACGGCCATTATCGGCCCGAACGGCTGCGGCAAATCGACCCTGCTGCGCACGCTGAGCCGCCTGATGACGCCGGCTGAAGGCAGCGTGTTTCTCGACGGGGAGCAGATCCAGCGCTTCGCCAGCAAAGAGGTGGCCAGACGCATCGGGCTGCTGGCGCAAAACGCCACCACGCCGGGAGACATCACGGTGCAAGAGCTGGTCTCGCGCGGGCGCTACCCGCACCAGCCGCTGTTTACCCGCTGGCGCAAGGAAGACGATGAGGCGGTGAACCGCGCGATGCGGGCGACGGGCATTACCGATCTGGCGCAGCAGAGCGTGGACACCCTCTCCGGCGGACAGCGTCAGCGCGCGTGGATCGCAATGGTGCTGGCGCAGGAGACCTCCATTATGCTGCTGGACGAGCCGACAACGTGGCTGGACATCAGCCATCAGATTGATCTGCTGGAGCTGCTGAGCGAGCTGAACCGCACGCAGGGGTATACGCTAGCGGCGGTGCTGCACGATTTAAACCAGGCGTGCCGCTACGCCACGCATTTGATTGCGCTTCGCGACGGTGAGATTGTGGCGCAGGGCGCGCCGAAAGAGATTGTCACGCCGAACCTGATCGAGCGGATCTACGGCATGCGCTGCATAATTATTGACGATCCGGTGGCGGGTACGCCGCTGGTGGTGCCGCTGGGAAAACGTGCGGTCTGA
- the fepG gene encoding iron-enterobactin ABC transporter permease produces the protein MAPSRRLLTSVSLLSILILLLAVWSLRSGAVTLDFTQVFNALLGSAPRNITMVVTEWRLPRVAMAILVGAALGVSGAIFQSLMRNPLGSPDVMGLNTGAWSGVLVAMVLFGQHLTAITFTAMAGGILTSLLIWALAWRNGIDTFRLIIIGIGIRAMLMAFNTWLLLQASLETALSAGLWYAGSLNGLTWGKTWPAAPLIVLMFIGALLLVRRMRLLEMGDDSACALGVGVERSRLMLMLVAVLLTAASTAIAGPISFIALVAPHIARRLSGTARWGLTQAALCGALLLLAADLCAQRLFMPYQLPVGVVTVSLGGIYLIVLLVQESRKK, from the coding sequence ATGGCCCCGTCCCGTCGTTTACTCACCAGCGTTTCGCTGCTAAGTATCCTCATTCTGCTGCTGGCGGTCTGGAGCCTGCGCAGCGGCGCGGTGACGCTCGACTTTACTCAGGTCTTCAACGCCCTGCTCGGCAGCGCGCCGCGCAACATCACGATGGTGGTGACGGAGTGGCGTCTCCCGCGCGTGGCGATGGCGATTCTGGTCGGCGCGGCGCTCGGCGTGAGCGGTGCGATATTCCAGTCGCTGATGCGCAACCCGCTCGGCAGCCCGGACGTGATGGGCCTTAACACAGGGGCCTGGAGCGGCGTGCTGGTGGCGATGGTGCTGTTTGGTCAGCACCTGACGGCCATTACCTTTACGGCGATGGCGGGCGGCATTCTGACGTCCTTGCTGATCTGGGCGCTGGCCTGGCGCAACGGTATCGACACCTTCCGCCTGATCATCATCGGGATCGGCATCCGCGCCATGCTGATGGCCTTTAACACCTGGCTTTTACTGCAGGCCTCGCTGGAAACCGCGCTCTCCGCCGGGCTGTGGTACGCCGGGTCGCTCAACGGCCTGACGTGGGGCAAAACCTGGCCCGCGGCACCGCTGATTGTGCTGATGTTTATCGGCGCGCTGCTGCTGGTGCGCCGTATGCGCCTGCTGGAGATGGGCGACGACAGCGCCTGCGCGCTGGGCGTGGGCGTTGAACGCTCGCGCCTGATGCTGATGCTGGTCGCCGTACTGCTGACCGCCGCCTCCACCGCGATTGCCGGGCCAATCTCGTTTATCGCCCTCGTGGCACCGCACATCGCGCGGCGCCTTAGCGGGACGGCGCGCTGGGGATTAACTCAGGCGGCGCTGTGCGGCGCGCTGCTGCTATTGGCCGCCGATCTCTGCGCCCAGCGGCTGTTTATGCCTTATCAACTGCCGGTGGGCGTGGTGACCGTCAGCCTCGGCGGGATTTACCTCATCGTCTTGCTCGTTCAGGAGTCACGCAAGAAATGA
- the fepD gene encoding Fe(3+)-siderophore ABC transporter permease, whose translation MSFSSSSVRAVAVPVLLLLLSLAIALSLLVGAKPLPASVIVDALSGTCQSADCVIVLDARLPRTLAGLLAGGALGLAGALMQTLTRNPLADPGILGVNSGASFAIVLGAALFGLTSPSEQLVMAFCGALAASLVVAFTGSQGGGQLSPVRLTLAGVALAAVLEGLSNGIALLNPDVYDQLRFWQAGSLDIRTLETLKVVAIPVIIAAAVALFLSRSLNSLSLGSDTATALGNRVARTQLIGLFAITVLCGSATAVVGPIAFIGLMMPHMARWLVGADHRWSLPVTLLATPALLLFADVLGRLLVPGELRVSVVSAFIGAPVLIFLVRRKRGGGA comes from the coding sequence ATGTCGTTTTCCTCTTCTTCGGTGCGCGCCGTTGCCGTGCCCGTTTTATTGCTGCTCCTGAGCCTTGCAATTGCACTCAGTCTGCTGGTTGGCGCGAAGCCGCTGCCCGCGTCCGTTATTGTTGATGCGCTCTCCGGCACCTGCCAGAGCGCCGACTGCGTCATCGTGCTCGACGCCCGGCTGCCCCGCACCCTTGCCGGACTGCTGGCCGGTGGCGCGCTCGGCCTTGCCGGTGCCCTGATGCAAACCCTTACCCGCAATCCGCTGGCGGACCCCGGTATCCTCGGTGTTAACTCCGGCGCCAGCTTTGCTATCGTGCTCGGCGCGGCGCTGTTCGGGTTGACCTCGCCCTCTGAACAGCTGGTGATGGCCTTCTGCGGCGCGCTGGCCGCCTCGCTGGTCGTCGCCTTTACCGGCAGCCAGGGCGGCGGGCAGCTGAGCCCGGTACGCCTGACCCTTGCGGGCGTAGCGCTCGCGGCGGTGCTGGAAGGCTTGTCCAACGGCATCGCCCTGCTCAACCCGGACGTCTACGACCAGCTGCGCTTCTGGCAGGCCGGTTCGCTGGATATCCGTACCCTTGAAACCCTAAAAGTGGTGGCGATCCCGGTCATTATCGCTGCCGCCGTGGCGCTGTTTTTAAGCCGGTCGCTCAACAGCCTGAGCCTCGGCAGCGACACCGCGACCGCCCTCGGCAACCGCGTGGCGCGCACGCAGCTGATTGGTCTGTTCGCCATCACCGTACTGTGCGGCAGCGCGACCGCCGTGGTCGGCCCGATCGCTTTTATTGGCCTGATGATGCCGCACATGGCGCGCTGGCTGGTGGGAGCAGATCACCGCTGGTCGCTGCCGGTGACGCTGCTTGCCACCCCTGCCCTGCTGCTGTTTGCCGACGTGCTGGGCCGCCTGCTGGTGCCCGGCGAGCTGCGCGTCTCGGTGGTCAGCGCCTTTATCGGCGCGCCGGTGCTGATCTTCCTGGTACGCCGTAAACGCGGAGGTGGCGCATGA